A stretch of Planococcus citri chromosome 5, ihPlaCitr1.1, whole genome shotgun sequence DNA encodes these proteins:
- the LOC135847996 gene encoding maltase A2-like — translation MKILVFYVWFHFCWSCFAKLDTEWWTHTIIYEMIPHTFKDSDGDGIGDFKGITSKLDHFVDLDIETIHLTPMFETTARDMGYDITNYYEVDHRLGTMSDLEELITEMNKRNMKLLLDLVINHSSHKHDWFQKSIDRIDPYTDFYVWKDSKGFDNETNKEIPPNKWVGLFLGLPGSGWEWNEKRKQFYFHQFLAEQPDFDLRNEILKKELWKIIEFWLNKGVAGFRLDATPFFFEDKEFRDDDYMRQYDQPEIFEFIHEFRTYLDKYNQEHGGFERIFIAEAHSDDDTVIEYYDREDYPITHFPYMFQLEYFEGFLRARTLAYYLSSWMMILPKGKISAWMACIWN, via the exons atgaaaatattggtGTTTTATGTTTGGTTTCACTTTTGTTGGAGCTGTTTTGCAAAATTAGATACAGAATGGTGGACACATACGATAATTTACGAAATGATTCCGCATACTTTCAAAGACAGCGATGGGGATGGAATTGGTGACTTTAAAG GAATCACATCAAAACTTGATCACTTCGTTGACTTGGACATAGAAACGATCCATCTGACACCGATGTTTGAAACGACAGCGAGGGACATGGGCTATGACATCACAAATTACTATGAAGTTGATCATAGGCTTGGCACAATGAGTGATTTGGAAGAACTCATCACCGAAATGAATAAAAGAA ATATGAAGTTGCTGCTAGATTTGGTAATCAATCATAGCAGCCATAAACACGACTGGTTCCAAAAATCCATCGATCGGATCGATCCATACACTGATTTTTACGTGTGGAAAGATTCCAAAGGCTTTGATAACGAAACTAACAAAGAAATACCACCAAATAAGTGG GTTGGTCTCTTTTTAGGTTTGCCGGGTTCTGGTTgggaatggaatgaaaaaagaaaacaattttattttcatcagttCCTAGCAGAACAACCTGATTTTGACCTgaggaatgaaattttgaagaaagaatTATGG AAAATAATTGAGTTTTGGCTCAACAAAGGCGTAGCTGGATTCAGACTTGATGCTACTCcatttttctttgaagataAAGAATTTAGAGATGATGATTATATGCGCCAGTATGACCAacctgaaattttcgaatttatacATGAATTCCGGACGTATTTGGACAAATATAATCAGGAGCACGGTGGTTTTGAAAG GATTTTCATTGCCGAAGCACATTCCGACGATGACACTGTAATCGAATACTACGACAGAGAGGATTATCCAATAACACATTTCCCCTATATGTTTCAACTCGAATATTTCGAAGGGTTTCTTAGAGCAAGAACTTTGGCTTATTACCTTTCCTCTTGGATGATGATACTACCAAAAGGAAAGATATCAGCTTGGATGGCATGTATTTGGAATTAA
- the LOC135848344 gene encoding maltase 2-like — translation MISMMLPGTVGVYYGQEINMINGLVTKQQMKDFSGEGTRDPCRLLMQWDDSRNAGFSTNITTYLPVNSDYFQNNVEMQKLQPVSHYNLFKDLSTLRRTNTFRYGKFKNEGYSSTNIYSLTRSHEGHVLTVVANLFRTSSRVNLTEILQNHPDKITIAAASVNSGYKKGFNIEHDSRDEFYMRPLASVVLETYQPHTANEDSTSSPDF, via the exons ATGATATCAATGATGCTACCTGGAACGGTGGGAGTGTATTATGGACAAGAGATTAATATGATTAATGGTTTAGTCACCAAGCAGCAAATGAAGGATTTCTCGGGTGAAGGTACCAGAGATCCTTGCAGACTTTTGATGCAGTGGGATGATTCCAGAaatgctg GATTTTCAACCAACATTACGACGTATCTACCAGTAAATTCTGATTACtttcaaaataatgttgaaatgcaaaaattacaGCCAGTCAGTCATTATAACTTGTTTAAGGATTTATCAACGTTAAGGCGAACGAACACTTTTAgatatggaaaatttaaaaatgaaggttATTCTAGTACAAATATCTATAGTTTAACCAG ATCACATGAAGGTCACGTGCTCACAGTAGTAGCCAATCTCTTTCGTACCTCGTCTCGAGTAAATTTAACTGAAATATTGCAGAATCACCCCGATAAGATTACCATAGCTGCAGCTTCTGTAAACTCGGGATACAAGAAAGG atttaATATAGAACACGATTCGCGGGATGAATTTTACATGAGACCATTAGCAAGTGTGGTTTTGGAAACCTATCAACCTCATACTGCAAATGAAGATAGCACCAGCAGCCCTGACTTTTAG
- the LOC135848345 gene encoding maltase 1-like, translated as MKILVFYLWLQFCWNCFAKLNTEWWTHTIIYEMIPCTFKDSDGDGTGDFKGITSKLDHFVDLGIETIHMTPMFETTARDMGYDITDYYKVDHGLGTMSDLEELISEMNKRNMKLLLDLVINHSGHKHEWFQKSIDRIDPYTDFYVWKDSKGFNNKTNKKIPPNRWVSKSVSFGSSGSGWEWNEKRKQFYFHQFLAEQPDFDLRNEIVKKELWKIIEFWLNKGVAGFRLDATPFFFEDKEFRDDDHSRQFNQPEVYEFIHEFRTYLDKYNQEHGGFERIFIAEAHSKAETVIKYYDREDYPITHFPYTFLLSYLGGPLKANRLIYCLSYWMTILPKGKVSAWMTQDHDGSRVGSRIVPEYGDIFTMISMMLPGTVGVYYGQEIAMIDGLVTKEQIKDFSGGGSRDPARLTMQWDDSINAGFSTNTTTTYLPANSDYFERNVEMQKIQPVSHYNLFKDLSTLRRTNTFRYGKFKNNVHFENIYILTRSYEGHVLTLIANLYRTSSFGVNLTEILRNHPDEIIIAAASVNSGYIKGSNIEHDSWEEFYMRPLASVVLESYQPHTENEESTSSPDF; from the exons atgaaaatattggtGTTTTATCTTTGGCTTCAGTTTTGTTGGAATTGTTTTGCGAAATTAAACACAGAATGGTGGACACATACAATAATTTACGAAATGATTCCATGCACTTTTAAAGACAGCGACGGAGATGGGACTGGTGACTTTAAAG GAATCACATCAAAACTTGATCACTTTGTCGACCTGGGCATAGAAACAATCCATATGACACCGATGTTTGAAACAACAGCAAGGGACATGGGATATGACATCACAGATTACTATAAAGTTGACCATGGGCTTGGGACAATGAGCGATTTGGAAGAACTCATCAGCGAAATGAATAAAAGAA ATATGAAGTTGCTGCTAGATTTGGTAATCAATCATAGTGGCCATAAACACGAATGGTTCCAAAAATCCATCGATCGAATCGATCCTTACACTGATTTTTACGTGTGGAAGGATTCCAAAGGCTTTAATAacaaaactaacaaaaaaataccaccaaATAGAtgggtaagtaa ATCAGTATCTTTTGGTTCGTCTGGTTCAGGTTgggaatggaatgaaaaaagaaaacaattttatttccaTCAGTTCTTGGCGGAACAGCCTGATTTCGATCTCAGGAATGAAATTGTGAAGAAAGAATTATGG AAAATAATTGAGTTTTGGCTCAACAAAGGTGTGGCTGGGTTCAGACTTGATGCTACTCcatttttctttgaagataAAGAGTTTAGGGATGATGATCATTCTCGCCAGTTTAATCAACCTGAAGTATACGAATTTATACACGAATTCCGAACGTATTTGGACAAATATAATCAAGAGCATGGTGGTTTTGaaag GATTTTCATTGCCGAAGCACATTCTAAGGCGGAGACTGTGATCAAATACTATGACAGAGAGGATTATCCAATAACACATTTCCCCTATACGTTTCTACTCTCATATCTCGGGGGGCCTTTGAAAGCAAATAGACTGATTTATTGTCTTTCCTATTGGATGACGATACTACCGAAAGGAAAGGTATCAGCTTGGatg acTCAAGATCACGATGGTTCGAGAGTAGGATCGCGAATTGTACCAGAATATGGTGATATTTTCACGATGATATCAATGATGCTACCTGGAACGGTAGGAGTATATTATGGACAAGAGATTGCTATGATTGATGGTTTGGTCACCAAGGAGCAAATCAAGGATTTCTCAGGTGGAGGTTCTAGAGATCCTGCCAGACTCACAATGCAGTGGGATGATTCCATCaatgctg GATTTTCAACCAACACTACAACGACGTATCTACCAGCAAATTCtgattattttgaaagaaatgttgaaatgcaaaaaatacaGCCGGTCAGTCATTATAACTTGTTTAAGGATTTATCAACGTTGAGACGAACGAACACTTTTAgatatggaaaatttaaaaataatgttcattttgaaaatatctataTTTTAACCAG ATCATATGAAGGTCACGTGCTCACATTGATAGCCAATCTTTATCGTACCTCATCTTTTGGTGTAAATTTAACCGAAATATTGAGAAACCATCCCGATGAGATTATCATAGCTGCAGCTTCTGTAAACTCGGGATATATAAAAGG atCCAATATAGAACATGATTCGTGGGAAGAATTCTACATGAGACCATTAGCAAGTGTGGTTTTGGAATCCTATCAACCTCATACCGAAAATGAAGAAAGCACTAGCAGCCCTGACTTCTAG
- the LOC135848956 gene encoding maltase 1-like: MKILVFYLWFHFYWSCFAKLDTEWWTHTIIYEMIPHTFKDSDGDGIGDFKGITSKLDHFVDLGIETIHMTPMFETTARDMGYDITDYYKVDHRLGTMSDLEELIREMNKRNMKLLLDLVINHSGHKHEWFQKSIDRIDPYTDYYMWKDSKGFDNETNKEIPPNNWVGLFRGIPGSGWAWNEKRKQFYFHQFLPEQPDFDLRNEILKKELWKMIEFWLNKGVAGFRLDATPFFFEDKEFRDDDPWRQYCQPEVFEFIHEFRTYLDKYNQEHGGFERIFIAEAHTSDDDVIKYYDREDYPVTHFPYMFLLEYFDKPLNAQMLYFYLFFWMMALPKGKVSAWMTQDHDGSRVGSRIVPEYGDIFTMISMMLPGTVGVYYGQEIAMIDGFVSKEQIKDFSGEGARDPCRLTMQWDDSINAGFSTNITTTYLPVNSDYFQKNVEIQKIQPVSHYNLFKDLSTLRRTNTFKYGKFKNYAHSGNVYSLTRSYEGHVLTVVANLHHTSSRVNLTEILKNHPDEITIAAASVNSGYIKGFNVGQDSREEFYMRPLTSLVLETYQPHTEDEDSTSNPFF, encoded by the exons atgaaaatattagtGTTTTATctttggtttcatttttattggagCTGTTTTGCAAAATTGGACACAGAATGGTGGACACACACAATAATTTACGAAATGATTCCCCACACTTTTAAAGACAGCGATGGAGATGGGATTGGTGACTTTAAAG GAATCACATCAAAACTTGATCACTTTGTCGACCTGGGCATAGAAACGATCCATATGACACCGATGTTTGAAACAACAGCAAGAGACATGGGATATGACATAACAGATTACTATAAAGTTGATCATAGGCTTGGTACAATGAGCGATTTGGAAGAACTCATTAGGGAAATGAATAAAAGAA ATATGAAGTTGCTGCTAGATTTGGTAATCAATCACAGCGGTCATAAACACGAATGGTTCCAAAAATCCATCGATCGAATCGATCCATACACTGATTATTATATGTGGAAAGATTCCAAAGGCTTTGATAACGAAACTAACAAAGAAATACCACCAAATAACTGG GTTGGTCTATTTCGTGGTATTCCTGGTTCTGGTTGGGCatggaatgaaaaaagaaaacaattttatttccaTCAATTCTTGCCGGAGCAACCTGATTTTGATCTtaggaatgaaattttgaagaaggaATTATGG AAAATGATTGAGTTTTGGCTCAACAAAGGTGTAGCTGGGTTCAGACTTGATGCTACTCcatttttctttgaagataAAGAATTTAGGGATGATGATCCTTGGCGCCAGTATTGCCAACCTGAAGTTTTCGAATTTATACACGAATTCCGGACGTATTTGGACAAATATAATCAGGAGCATGGTGGTTTTGAAAG GATTTTTATTGCTGAAGCACATACCTCAGATGACGATGTGATCAAATACTATGACAGAGAGGATTATCCAGTCACACATTTCCCGTATATGTTTCTACTAGAATATTTCGATAAGCCATTGAATGCACAAATGTTGTATTTTTATCTTTTCTTTTGGATGATGGCCCTACCGAAAGGAAAGGTATCAGCTTGGATG ACTCAAGATCACGATGGTTCGAGAGTAGGATCGCGAATTGTACCAGAATATGGTGATATTTTCACAATGATATCAATGATGCTACCTGGAACGGTAGGAGTGTATTATGGACAAGAGATTGCTATGATTGATGGTTTTGTCAGCAAGGAGCAAATCAAGGATTTCTCAGGTGAAGGTGCCAGAGATCCTTGCAGACTCACAATGCAGTGGGATGATTCCATTaatgctg gATTTTCAACCAACATTACAACGACGTATCTACCGGTAAATTCTgattactttcaaaaaaatgttgaaatacaaaaaatacagCCAGTCAGTCATTACAACTTATTTAAGGATTTATCAACGTTAAGGCGAACGAACACTtttaaatatggaaaatttaaaaattatgctcATTCTGGAAATGTATACAgtttaactag ATCATATGAAGGCCACGTGTTAACAGTAGTAGCCAATCTTCATCATACCTCGTCTCGAGTAAATTTAaccgaaatattgaaaaaccaCCCCGATGAGATTACCATAGCTGCAGCTTCTGTAAACTCGGGATATATAAAAGG ATTTAATGTAGGACAGGATTCGCGGGAAGAATTTTACATGAGACCACTAACAAGCTTGGTATTGGAAACGTATCAACCTCACACCGAAGATGAAGACAGCACTAGCAACCCTTTCTTTTAG
- the LOC135848346 gene encoding alpha-glucosidase-like: protein MIPLIFKDSDGDGIGDFKGITSKLDHFVDLGTETIHMTPMFETTARDMGYDITDYYKVDHRLGTMSDLEELISEMNKRNMKLVLDLVINHSGHEHAWFQKSIDRIDPYTDFYVWKDSKGFDNETNKEIPPNNWTQDHDRWRVGSRILPEYGDIFTMISMMLPGTVGVYYGQEINMVNGFVTEEQIKDFSGEGLRDPNRLLMQWDDSMNAGFSTNVTTYSPVNSDYFQRNVEMQKIQPVETTASVRVNLTKILKNGHDEITIVAASVNSGYMKGFNIEHESREEFYMRPSTSVVLETYQTHTEDEG from the exons ATGATTCCACTCATTTTCAAAGACAGCGATGGAGATGGGATTGGCGACTTCAAAG GAATCACATCAAAACTTGATCACTTTGTCGACCTGGGCACAGAAACGATCCATATGACGCCGATGTTTGAAACAACAGCAAGGGACATGGGATACGACATAACTGACTACTACAAAGTTGATCATAGACTTGGTACCATGAGTGATTTGGAAGAACTCATCAGCGAAATGAATAAAAGAA atATGAAATTGGTACTAGATTTGGTAATCAATCACAGTGGACATGAACACGCATGGTTCCAAAAATCCATCGATCGAATCGATCCATATACTGATTTCTATGTTTGGAAGGATTCCAAAGGCTTTGATAACGAAACTAACAAAGAAATACCACCAAATAACTGG acTCAAGATCACGATCGTTGGAGAGTAGGATCGCGAATTTTACCAGAATATGGTGATATTTTCACAATGATATCAATGATGCTACCTGGAACGGTAGGTGTGTATTATGGACAAGAGATTAATATGGTTAATGGTTTTGTCACCGAGGAGCAAATCAAGGATTTCTCAGGTGAAGGGCTCAGAGATCCTAACAGACTTTTGATGCAATGGGATGATTCTATGAATGCTG gattTTCAACAAACGTTACAACCTATTCACCTGTGAATTCTGATTACTTTCAAAGAAatgttgaaatgcaaaaaatacaGCCA GTGGAAACTACTGCATCCGTTAGAGTGAATTtaaccaaaatattgaaaaacggACACGATGAGATTACCATAGTTGCAGCTTCTGTTAACTCGGGATATATGAAAGG ATTTAATATAGAACATGAATCGCGGGAAGAATTCTACATGAGACCGTCAACAAGTGTGGTATTGGAAACCTATCAAACTCATACCGAAGATGAAGGTTGA